The Phycisphaerae bacterium genome includes a region encoding these proteins:
- the glgX gene encoding glycogen debranching protein GlgX — MTSVSNTGQSDPLGATIVDGGVNFSVFSRSASGMELLLFDREDDTKPARVIPMDPSTNRTYHYWHAFVPGVKAGQIYGYRAQGPLDPANGMRFDPFKVLLDPYGRGVVVPKGYSRDAARTEGDNTATAMKSMVIDPDRYDWEGDVPLRRPCARTVIYEMHVRGFTRHPNSGVPDKTRGTFAGLIEKIPYLQELGITAVELLPVFQFDAQDCPSGVVNYWGYQPVSFFAPHLAYSSRQDPLGPVDEFRDMVKALHRADIEVILDVVFNHTAEGDHTGPTLSFRGLDNSTYYIQQQDRSRYADYSGCGNTLNANNPVVRRMIVDSLRYWVQKMHVDGFRFDLASILTRDASGQAMSNPPVLWDIESDPALAGTKMIAEAWDAAGLYQVGSFIGDSWREWNGRFRDDVRSFFRGDNGSVRSFADRMLGSPEVYAHKEREPEQSINFVTCHDGFTLNDLVSYDRKHNEANNDNNRDGADDNRSWNCGVEGPTDDPAVEKLRTRQIKNFLTATMLSVGMPMILMGDEVRRTQHGNNNAYCHDNQDAWFDWALLEKHADVHRFVRLLIARRLLRATEHEAQRLSLNQLLRQANSSWHGVKLGQPDWGDSSHSIAFSAEMPKERLLLHLIMNAYWEPLDFELPPVNNGDTNPWRRWIDTALDSPHDIVDWRSSPQVPGFAYRAEARSVVLLFAAR; from the coding sequence ATGACCTCTGTTTCCAACACCGGCCAAAGCGATCCCCTCGGTGCCACGATCGTGGACGGCGGAGTCAACTTCAGCGTGTTCTCGCGGAGCGCCTCCGGCATGGAGTTGCTGCTCTTTGACCGCGAGGATGACACGAAACCCGCGCGCGTGATTCCCATGGATCCGTCCACCAATCGCACCTATCACTACTGGCACGCCTTCGTTCCGGGCGTGAAGGCGGGGCAGATCTACGGCTACCGGGCCCAGGGACCGCTCGACCCGGCAAACGGGATGCGGTTTGACCCCTTCAAGGTCCTCCTGGATCCATATGGGCGCGGTGTGGTGGTTCCGAAGGGCTACAGCCGTGATGCCGCCCGTACGGAGGGCGACAACACCGCCACCGCGATGAAGAGCATGGTGATCGACCCGGACAGATACGATTGGGAAGGCGATGTGCCGCTGAGACGACCATGCGCCCGAACCGTGATTTACGAGATGCACGTACGCGGTTTCACCCGCCATCCCAACTCCGGCGTCCCGGACAAGACGCGCGGGACGTTCGCCGGGCTGATTGAGAAGATACCGTACCTTCAGGAACTCGGTATCACGGCGGTCGAACTCCTGCCTGTCTTTCAGTTCGACGCCCAGGATTGCCCGTCGGGCGTGGTCAACTACTGGGGCTATCAGCCGGTATCGTTCTTTGCGCCGCATCTGGCGTACAGCTCACGTCAGGATCCTCTTGGCCCCGTCGATGAGTTTCGCGATATGGTCAAGGCGCTGCATCGGGCCGACATCGAGGTTATCCTGGATGTCGTGTTCAATCACACGGCAGAAGGCGATCACACCGGTCCGACGCTGAGTTTCCGTGGGCTGGACAACAGCACTTACTACATCCAACAGCAGGACCGCTCGCGCTACGCGGATTACAGCGGGTGCGGAAACACGCTGAATGCCAACAACCCCGTCGTCCGCCGCATGATCGTGGACAGCCTGCGGTACTGGGTGCAGAAGATGCACGTGGACGGCTTTCGGTTCGACTTGGCATCGATCCTCACGCGGGATGCGTCGGGCCAGGCCATGTCGAACCCACCGGTGCTGTGGGATATCGAGTCGGACCCTGCGCTTGCGGGGACAAAGATGATCGCCGAGGCCTGGGACGCGGCCGGGCTATACCAGGTTGGCAGTTTCATCGGCGACAGCTGGAGGGAGTGGAACGGTCGGTTCCGCGACGATGTGCGAAGCTTCTTCCGTGGCGACAACGGCTCAGTACGGTCTTTCGCGGACCGGATGCTGGGCAGCCCCGAGGTGTATGCCCACAAGGAGCGCGAGCCCGAGCAGAGCATCAACTTCGTCACGTGCCACGACGGCTTCACGCTCAACGACCTTGTCTCCTACGACCGAAAGCACAACGAGGCGAACAACGACAACAACCGCGACGGCGCGGACGACAACCGGAGTTGGAACTGCGGCGTCGAGGGTCCGACCGACGATCCTGCCGTCGAGAAGCTGCGAACCCGTCAGATAAAGAACTTCCTGACCGCCACGATGCTGTCGGTCGGCATGCCCATGATCCTGATGGGCGACGAGGTACGGCGCACCCAGCACGGTAACAATAATGCCTATTGCCACGATAACCAGGACGCCTGGTTCGACTGGGCGCTGCTGGAGAAGCATGCGGATGTGCATCGGTTCGTGAGACTGCTCATCGCCAGACGACTGCTGCGCGCGACGGAGCACGAGGCCCAACGTCTGAGCCTCAACCAACTGCTACGGCAGGCGAATAGCTCCTGGCACGGCGTAAAGCTGGGCCAGCCGGACTGGGGCGACAGCTCGCACAGTATTGCCTTCAGCGCGGAGATGCCGAAGGAGAGGCTGCTTCTCCATCTGATCATGAACGCGTACTGGGAGCCCCTCGACTTTGAGCTGCCGCCGGTGAACAACGGGGATACGAACCCGTGGCGCCGATGGATCGACACCGCTCTTGATTCACCGCACGACATCGTCGACTGGAGATCCTCGCCGCAGGTTCCGGGCTTTGCCTACCGGGCCGAGGCGAGGTCCGTCGTGCTGCTCTTCGCAGCCCGCTGA
- a CDS encoding glucose 1-dehydrogenase: MKAITVEPMKPDTARLEDVPEPEMRDGSVLVEAVAVGVCGTDIEIASGKYGWAPPGKTRLILGHESLGRVLDPGPVGGLKKGDLVVGIVRRPDPVPCPNCAVGEWDMCRNGQYTERGIKQIDGYMSEHWRIEPEYAVKVDPALGILGVLLEPTTVVAKAWEHLLAVGQRAFWEPKTVLVTGAGPIGLLGALLGRQLGLEVHVLARTQTGPKPELVRALGATYHSCSVAEIDFAPDVILECTGVGQVISESILKIGASGVVCLTGVGHGGSMPKIPPADVASSAVLKNNVVFGSVNANKRHWYKGAEALARADRSWLARLITRRDKPEDFAKALARNPEDIKVVIQFSEG, encoded by the coding sequence ATGAAAGCCATTACAGTGGAGCCTATGAAGCCGGATACGGCGCGTCTGGAGGATGTCCCGGAACCCGAAATGCGCGACGGTTCCGTGCTGGTGGAGGCGGTGGCCGTCGGCGTTTGCGGCACCGACATCGAGATCGCGTCCGGCAAGTATGGCTGGGCGCCTCCGGGCAAGACACGCCTCATCCTGGGCCACGAGTCGCTCGGCCGCGTGCTCGACCCAGGGCCAGTCGGAGGCCTGAAAAAGGGCGATCTGGTAGTGGGAATCGTCCGTCGGCCCGATCCCGTGCCGTGCCCGAACTGCGCCGTCGGCGAGTGGGACATGTGCCGCAACGGCCAGTACACCGAACGCGGCATCAAGCAGATCGATGGTTACATGTCGGAACACTGGCGAATCGAGCCGGAGTACGCGGTCAAGGTTGATCCTGCCCTGGGGATTCTCGGCGTGCTGCTTGAGCCCACGACAGTTGTCGCGAAGGCTTGGGAGCACTTGCTTGCCGTAGGACAGCGCGCCTTTTGGGAGCCGAAAACCGTGCTCGTAACCGGTGCGGGGCCCATCGGCCTGCTCGGCGCCTTGCTCGGCAGGCAACTCGGGCTGGAGGTTCACGTCCTTGCCCGAACCCAAACGGGCCCCAAGCCCGAACTTGTGCGTGCTCTCGGTGCGACTTACCACAGCTGCAGCGTTGCCGAAATCGACTTCGCGCCGGACGTCATCCTGGAGTGTACGGGTGTCGGACAGGTCATCTCCGAGTCGATTCTCAAGATCGGTGCGAGCGGCGTCGTGTGCCTCACGGGTGTTGGGCATGGCGGCTCAATGCCCAAGATCCCCCCAGCTGACGTCGCCTCGTCGGCGGTGCTCAAGAACAATGTCGTGTTCGGCAGCGTCAACGCCAACAAACGGCACTGGTACAAGGGCGCGGAAGCCTTGGCCCGCGCGGACCGCTCGTGGTTGGCGCGTCTGATCACGAGGCGGGACAAGCCGGAAGATTTCGCGAAGGCCCTGGCCCGAAACCCGGAAGATATCAAAGTTGTCATTCAGTTTTCCGAGGGGTGA
- a CDS encoding aquaporin, which produces MTDSNSRSIPWRPLLSELIGTALLVLVGLSLVIVMFGSGSPIARVLPSEGLRRLITGFLFGTTGALIAVSPVGRISGAHINPVVTLGFWLFRKLDSRTVAGYILAQLAGATLGSLPLLVWGSMGQSVAFGATLPGEGYAVRTVLLGEAVTTFAMVTALTLFLGFRRIRLFTPAIFPPLYAIMVCVEAPISGTSTNPARSFGPAIVSGQWQAGWVYWIGPLLGMVAACLACSFLAKRIEVAKLYHFDSDRDGLFRRAGSCASASSPDAKLPVAPRSHAESMEHR; this is translated from the coding sequence ATGACAGATTCGAACAGTCGCAGCATACCTTGGCGGCCATTGCTCTCCGAACTGATCGGCACCGCTCTCCTGGTGCTGGTGGGTCTGTCGCTGGTCATCGTCATGTTCGGCTCCGGCAGCCCGATCGCACGGGTTCTGCCCAGTGAAGGGCTGAGGCGCCTGATCACGGGTTTTCTCTTCGGGACGACGGGCGCACTGATCGCGGTGTCACCTGTCGGAAGAATTAGTGGTGCGCACATCAATCCGGTTGTCACGCTGGGGTTCTGGCTGTTTCGCAAGCTCGATTCGCGGACGGTCGCAGGCTACATCCTGGCGCAGCTGGCCGGCGCCACATTGGGTTCGCTGCCGCTCCTCGTCTGGGGTTCGATGGGCCAGAGCGTGGCATTCGGCGCGACGCTGCCAGGTGAGGGCTACGCCGTACGGACCGTTTTGCTGGGCGAGGCAGTCACCACGTTTGCCATGGTCACTGCATTGACCCTATTCCTGGGGTTCAGGCGGATTCGTCTGTTCACGCCTGCCATATTCCCGCCCCTCTATGCCATCATGGTGTGCGTGGAGGCCCCGATATCGGGGACGAGCACGAATCCGGCCCGCAGTTTCGGTCCGGCGATCGTCTCTGGCCAGTGGCAGGCGGGTTGGGTCTACTGGATCGGCCCGCTGCTCGGGATGGTCGCAGCGTGTCTGGCTTGCAGCTTTCTGGCGAAGCGGATCGAGGTGGCGAAGCTGTATCACTTCGACAGCGATCGTGATGGGCTGTTTCGAAGAGCAGGCTCGTGCGCGTCCGCGAGCAGTCCCGACGCGAAACTGCCTGTGGCGCCTCGTTCTCACGCGGAATCCATGGAGCATCGATGA